The Thioalkalivibrio nitratireducens DSM 14787 DNA segment GTTCGCAGCCAGGGCCTCGGGAAGATGCGCCAGCGCCCGGTAGTTGATCTCCCGCTGCCACCGGAGGATCGGCACCACGTTGCCCGGAACCCCTTCCACCAGCAGCCGGCTTGCCAAGTAGCCGTTCCGGTAACGGTGCCGTCGCTTGCGCAGCAGGCCCAGGCTCGTACATCCCAGCAGCAGGATCCGCGTGGGCTTCTCTTCCAGTCCCAACCGTTCGGCGATTTCCGGCAGCGTGAGTTCGGGTTCGCGGTCGAGCAGCGTGAACAGACCGGTCTGGACCCCGGCGCAGACGGTCTGGAAGTAGATGTGCCCGCCCATCAACAGGTACATGTGCCGCGCGTGGCGCCGCAGCAGCAGGCCTTCCATCACGCGCGTGGTCCAGATCCGTTCGGCATGCCGCCACAGCCGACCGAGCGTGCGTCGCGGCCGGATGGATGCGGTCGATGGATCCGGCATTGGCATGAAGGCTTCCCTCTTGTGGCCGAGCGACCGATGCGAGGCACCTGCCGAGCATTTCCGGCGTTTCCGGGCACCTGCGGGCGTGTTCGGGTCCAGTCTCTGGCATTCTGCGGCCCGCCGCAGTATCCAGTCGTCGCCAGTTCTGCGTCAATCGGCCACGGTTACCGGCGTCGCCGTTCCCCCGGCTCATTGGGCGGCACAACGCAGCACTTGACTACCACGGAACCTTCGCGGTGAGTGCGACACTGCCCTGCGTCGGTCGTCATTGCGAGCGTAGCGCGGCACAAATGCGCGCAGCGCATTGAACAGCCGAAGGCTGGCCCGCAGGGTGAGCGCAGCGAATAATCTAGGCGGCGCCAGGAGGGCCAACGCCGTTTGAATCGCCACGTGCCGCCACGCTAGGCTCGCGGCTAAAGGCCTCGCTTTTCGCGATGACAGTGGTTTCGAAGACGGCCCGTTCCAATGTGCGGAGTTTCCGTGATAATCAGGACGCAGCATGGGTGGGCGGATTCGTGAATGGCCCGGCCGACAGGACCGTCCCGGAACCCGGGGCGGCCTTCAACGCATCGCGAATAATCCGGTGTTCGTCGGTCTGCAGCGCCTGGAGCAGGGTGGGCTGGGCCAAGTCCTGGTTCACCAGGCGATGGGAGAACCTATAGAGCGCGTCGCCGAAGACGGGCCGCGGCGGCCGGCCCCGGGCCGTGAGTGTGCGTGCGCGGAACCACTAGCAGCCTGTCGGACTTGGACTGCTCCTACTGCGCCGGTGGGAAGAGCGGTGTATTTTCCCTGATTTCTCGTTACATAGAACCACTATGCGCCTCGAAATCATGAAAACTGCCCTCGCTCTCCCACGCGGCTCGCTACGGGCACCCAAGTCCGGCAGGCTGCTAGTACTCGTCGTAGCGCCCCGTCGTTGACGGCGAGGGACGGGGCGAAGATCGGTGCTAAATTCTTGCACCTGCGGCAGGCGCATCGCCACGCCGCCTCGGTGGACCTGCTGCGCTTGATAGCCCCATCGCGCCCGCCCTGCCAGGCCGGGCCAAACCATCGCGCGCGAGGCCCGGCCTCGCCGGCAGACACCGGGGCGGCCCGATCGGCAGAACCCCGCCAACCGTCACCGGCACCACCGTAGGTGGAACACGGGAGTGGGATTGCCGCTTCCGGCGAACCCTTATCTCAGAGACCGGGCTCCGGGTCGCTCGCGGCGTAGCCGTACCTTGTCGCTCGGGGGCCAGGGGCGGTCGCGCCAGTCGCGTTCGTAGGCGAATCGGAGCCGGTCTGATCTAGGTTGCCCGGACGCGACCTTGCCATCCACGGATGGTGCCGGTGCGGATTACCCCGTTCGCGTGGGGCGGGCCCCGAGCCAATGGCAACCCGTGTTCGGAACGTTGAACGTTGACAGTAGTGCCGCCATCCCTGCACGCCCAATGCCCGACCGCGAGCGGACACTCGATACGGAGGGCTGTTGACACCCCCAGAACGAACAAGGCCCGGATGCCCGAGCCTATGTTCTTGATTCAATTGGTCGGAGTGAAAGGATTCGAACCTTCGACCCCTGCCTCCCGAAGGCAGTGCTCTACCAGGCTGAGCTACACTCCGAACCGAGCCGCATATTCTGCATGGAACTTTCGCCGCTGTCCATGCCCCGGGTAATTCGCGATTCAGTGATCGCGTTCCACCGCGAAGCGCGCGAGATGCGTCAGCACGTCGCGGTGCGGCGAGGGCGGCAGGAGTTCGAGAGCGGCGATCGCCGCCGATGCCTCGGCCTCGGCCCGTGCTCTGGCATAGTCGAGCGCGCCGCTGTCGCGGACGATCGCGAGGATCTCGTCGACATGATCCCGGCCGCCCGACTCGATCGCGCCACGGATCAGGGTTTGGCCCTCGGGCGACGCGATGCGCAGCGCCTGGATCAGGGGCAGCGTGGGTTTGCCCTCGGCGAGGTCGTCGCCCATCCGCTTGCCGGTGACCTCGCTGTCGGCGGAGTAGTCGAGCACGTCGTCGATCAGCTGGAACGCGGTGCCGAGGTGCATTCCGTAGTGGGCCAGCGCCTGCTCTTCCGCGTTCGGCATTTCGGCGAGTACGGCCCCCATCTGGCACGCCGCCTCGAACAGCTTCGCGGTCTTGGAGCGGATGACTTCCATGTAGCGCGCTTCATCGACGTCGGCATCGTGGCAGTTCATCAGCTGCATCACCTCGCCCTCGGCGATCACATTGGTCGCATGCGCGAGGATCTCCATCACCCGCATCGAGCCGACGTCGACCATCATTTCGAACGCGCGCGAGTACAGGAAGTCGCCGACGAGTACCGCCGCCTCGTTGCCGAACAGCTGGTTGGCCGTTTCCTGGCCCCGGCGCAATTCCGAGGCATCGACCACGTCGTCGTGCAGCAGGGTCGCGGTATGGATGAACTCCACCACGGCGGCCAGGGTGACGTGGTGCGGCCCCTGGTAGCCGCAGGCACGGGCAGCGAGCACCGCGAGCAGTGGCCGCAGGCGCTTGCCGCCGCTGCGGATGATATAGTGCGAGAGCTGATTGATCAGCGCCACCGGCGAGGCAAGGCGCTCGCGGATGCACTGGTCGACCGCCTGCATGTCGTCTGCAGCGATGGTTGGAATGACGCTAGTGGACATGTTGCAGGCTGAAAGCCGGTGGTGAGGGCGATTGCATGCTAGAAACGGCTTTCAGGGGTGTCAAGCGGCCCTGCGGCTGCTCGGTGGTCCGCCGCGCTGCCGGGGAGCGGATTCGGCGTTGACCGCGGGGTGATCCGTTGCTAGTATTCCGCCCCTTTCGCGAGAGCAGTAGCGCCAACGGAGTCTGAGCATCATGTACGCGATCATCGCAACGGGTGGAAAGCAGTATCGGGTGGCCGAAGGCGACCTGATCCGGATCGAGAAGCTCGAGGCCGACGTCGGGTCGACCGTCGATTTCGACCGGGTTCTGATGGTCGGCGAGGGCGAGGACGTGCGTGTCGGGGCTCCGCTGGTCGATGGCGGCAAGGTCACCGCCACCGTGGAATCTCACGGGCGCGGAGACAAGGTGCACATCATCAAGTTCCGCCGCCGCAAGCATCATCGCAAGCAGATGGGGCACCGCCAGTACTACACGGCCGTGCGCATCACCGGCATTGCCGGGTAAGGAGAAACAAAGATGGCACACAAGAAGGCAGGCGGCAGCACCCGTAACGGCCGCGATTCCGAGAGCAAGCGCCTGGGCGTGAAGCGCTTTGGCGGCCAGCAGGTCCGGGCCGGCAACATCCTGGTCCGCCAGCGGGGAACGCAGTTCCATGCGGGCGAGAACGTGGGATGCGGCAAGGATCACACCCTTTTCGCGAAGGCCGACGGCGAGGTGGTATTCAAGGTTGGTGGCCCGCGCAACCGGCGCTATGTGAGCGTACAGCCGCAGCAGTAAGTGCTGGCATCGCCGCTCCCGCAAAGCCCCGATCTTCGGGGCTTTTTCGGTTTGGGAACGGGTCCAACGGAGACGCGCCGCCATGAAATTCATCGACGAAGCAACGATCACGGTGAAGGCCGGCGACGGAGGCAACGGCTGTGTCAGCTTCCGCCGGGAGAAGTACATCCCCTTCGGCGGTCCGGACGGCGGTGATGGCGGCGACGGCGGGAGTGTCTGGCTGGTTGGAGATTCCGGGCTGAACACGCTCGCGGACTTCCGGTTCCAGCGCCGGTTCGAGGCCGAGCGCGGCGAGAACGGTCATGGGCGCAACCGCACCGGGCGTTCGGGCACGGACCTCGAGGTGCCGGTGCCGGTTGGCACGCAGGTCTTCGATGCGGAAACCGGCGAGCTGATCGGCGACGTGACGCGCCCGGGCCAGCGGCTGCTGGTCGCGCAGGGCGGGTTCCACGGTCTGGGCAACACCCGCTACAAGAGCTCGACCAACCGGACGCCGCGGCAGAGCAAGCCCGGCACCCCGGGCGATCTGCGCAGTCTCAAACTCGAGCTCAAGGTGCTCGCCGACGTCGGCCTGCTGGGCCTGCCCAACGCGGGCAAGTCGACGCTGCTCAAGCAGGTCTCGGCCGCCGAACCGAAGATTGCGGACTACCCGTTCACCACCCTGCATCCACAGCTCGGCGTGGTCCGCGTGGGGCCGACGCAGAGCTTCGTGATGGCGGACATCCCCGGACTGATCGAGGGTGCGGCCGAGGGCGCGGGGCTTGGCATCCGGTTCCTGAAGCACCTGGGGCGTACCCGGCTGCTGCTGCACCTGGTCGACGTCGCGCCCCCCGACCCCGATCTGGATCCGCTGGAAGCGGTGGAGACCGTGGTCGCCGAACTGGAGCAATACAGCGCCGAACTGGCCCGGCTGCCGCGTTGGCTGGTGCTGAACAAGGTCGACCTGCTTGATGCCGACGCCGTGTCTGCGCTGCGGGAGCGGGCGGCTGCGAAGACTGGCCCGGACCGGCCGATCTTCGAGATCTCTGCGGCCACCGGTACCGGGGTCGCGGCGCTGGTACAGGCAGCCATGCGGGAGATCGAGCAGCGCTCCGGGTCCAGGGAAGGCATGGACGCGGAAGATGGCGGCGATGCGTAACGGCTTCCCCCGGGTCCGCCGGGTCGTGATCAAGATCGGCAGCGCGCTGATCACCGGTGACGGCACCGGGCTCGACCGGGTGGCGCTGACCGGCTGGGCGCGCGAGATCGCCGAGCTGCGGCAGCAGGGCTACGAGGTGGTGCTGGTGTCCAGCGGGGCGGTCGCCGAGGGGATGCACCGCCTCGGCATGCGCGAACGCCCGCATGCGCTGCACCTGCTGCAGGCGGCCGCAGCGGTCGGCCAGATGGGGCTGATCCAGGCCTACGAGCGGGAATTTGCCGGCCACGGGCTGCACGCGGCGCAGGTGCTGCTGACCCATGACGACTTGGCCGACCGCGCCCGCTACCTGAACGCCCGCAGCACCATCCAGGCTCTGCTCGGGCTTGGCACGATCCCGGTGGTGAACGAGAACGACACCGTCGCAAACGACGAGATCCGCCTGGGCGACAACGATACCCTCGGCGCGCTGGTCGCGAACCTGCTGGTTGCCGATCTGCTGCTGATCCTGACCGACCAGCACGGCCTGTTCGACCGGGATCCCCGCGCCCACGCGGATGCCCGGTTGATCGACGAAGGCAAGGCCTCGGATCCTGCACTGCACGCGTATGTATCGGGCACCTTCGGGCGGCTGGGGCGGGGCGGCATGGCCACCAAGCTGCTGGCGGCCGAACGGGCGGCCCGTTCAGGAACGCACACAGTGATCGCCTTCGGACGCCAACCGGAGGTCGTCGCGCGAGTGGCGCGCGGCGAAAATATCGGTACCTGGCTGAAGCCGGACCGCGAGCCGCTGGCCGCGCGCAAGCGCTGGATTGCCGATCAGTTGCACTCGCGCGGCGAACTGCGGCTGGATGCCGGTGCCGCGCGGGTGCTGCGCGAATCGGGGCGAAGCCTGCTGCCGGTGGGCGTGGTCGGTGTGCGGGGCGCTTTCCGCCGCGGCGAGGTGGTGACCTGCGTCGACCCCGAGGGCCAGCCGATCGCGCGGGGGCTTTGCAACTACGGGTCCGACGAGGTCCGGCGCATCCGCGGCCTCAAGGCCGATCTGGTCGAGTCGGTGCTGGGGTATGTCGCCGAGCCCGAATTGATTCACCGCGACAACCTGGTGCTGCTGTAGCTTCCATCGCTCGCCCGGCGGTGTACGGGCGGCCGATGCCTGCGCGGCCGCGCACAGCAGAAAGCCCGCCGAGGTGTGACCTTGGCGGGCTTTCTGTCGGAGGCGGGCACCGGGTGCGGCCCGGTGCCCGCTGGATCAGGCCTGGCCCATCTCCCGGATCCGGGCGTTCAGCCGACTCTTGTGCCGCGCGGCCTTGTTCCGGTGTATCAGGCCCTTGCTGACGGTGGAATCGATCACCGGCACGGCCTGGCGATAGGCGCTGGTCGCGCTTTCCGGATCGCCGGAGCGGATGACCTTCAGCACACTCTTGACCGAGGTGCGGAAACGGGAGCGCAGCGCCATGTTGTGGGCGCGGTTCTTCACTGCCTGTCGGGCGCGCTTGCGTGCAGATGCGATGTTCGCCAAGGCGGAATCCTCTTGAATGCCGTGTAGAGCGTCGGAAAGGGACGAGAAAATACAGCGATGCGCGGCTGCGGTCAAGGCGTTGCCAGCCCCCGGCATCGCCGCGCGTCGGCCCGATGCGGATTGAAACGCGTTGCTGCTGCGTCTACTTGCACAGGCTGCCTGCGCCGCCCCGCACCGATCGGCACTGGCCGCGCCGGGTCGCATCCGGTGTTCAGGCCGGCAGCGGAACCCACGATCCACAGGAGAGATTCGATGATGAAGACTGGAAATCACGGAACGCGTGCCCGTTCCACCGGCTGGTTGGGCATGGCCGCGCTGCTGGTGGTGGCCAGCCTGATGTTGGCGGCGGCGCCGAAGGCGTTGAGCGCGGCCGAGGCGCGCGTCGTCTACCACGCGGACTTTGCCGATCCCCGGCGCTTCTCGTCGATGCTGACGAGCATCAACAACATGGTAATGCACTACAACGACCACTTCATCGACTACGACGTGCGCATCGTGTTCGTGGCGCACGGGATCCGTTTCGTAACCGACGACGCGCTGGAGGGGACTCCGTTCGAGGAGGACGACCGGCTTCGCGAGGACCGTTCCACGCTGCGCGGGCGCCTGCTGTCGCTGAACAGCCTGCACAACGTGCGCCTGGAACTCTGCGAGATCACCCAGGGCGCGATCGGCCTGGGTTCGGACGAGGTGTACGAGGCGGTGGATTTCATCCCCTCGGGCGTGGTGCGGATTGCCGAGTTGCAGAACGAGGAAGGCTTCGCCTACGTGAAGGTCGAATGAACGTCTGAGTCCGGGGCGGGGGCTGCCTGCCGGCCCCTGGCCGCCCCGGCGCGGGTCGCGGCCGGGGCGATCCACGCCAGCCAGGGCCCCGGTCTCCTTCATCCGGCGGCCGGCGTCCCCTACACTTGCCGGTTTTCGCGACGCAGGCTCGCCGTGAACCGCATATTCCGTTCCACCGCGATCGTCAGCGGGATGACGCTGATCTCCCGCATCCTCGGCTACCTGCGCGACATGGTGTTGGCCGTCACCTTCGGCGCGGGCGCCGCGACCGACGCGTTCTTCGTCGCATTCCGGATCCCGAACTTCTTTCGCCGGCTGTTCGCCGAGGGGGCATTTTCCCAGGCGTTCGTGCCGGTGTTTGCCGAATACCGGGAGAAGCACGGGCGCGTGTCCCTGCGCGACCTGCTCGATCATACCGCCGGGGCACTGCTGGCCGCGCTGGCGCTGGTCACGCTGATCGGAGTGCTCGCCGCGCCCTGGCTGATCTGGGTGTTCGCACCGGGGCTCGCACAGGCCGAGGGACGCCAGGATCTCGCGGTGCAGATGCTGCGCATCACCTTTCCCTACCTGCTGTTCATCTCGTTGACCGCGATGGCCGCCGGGATCCTGAACAGCATCGGGCGCTTCGCGGTGCCGGCCTTCACGCCGGTGTTTCTGAACCTGGCGCTGATCGCGGCGGCGCTCTGGGCCGCGCCGATGTTTCCGGAGCCGGTGGTGGCGCTGGCCTGGGGCGTGTTCATCGCCGGGGTGCTGCAACTGGCCTTCCAGGTGCCGTTCCTGGTGCGCGCGGGGCTGCTGCCCCGGCCGCGCTTCCGGCGTGCACACGCCGGCGTGCGCAAGATCGTGCGGCTGATGCTGCCCGCGATCCTGGGCACGTCGGTGGTCCAGATCAACCTGCTGGTCGACACGGTGATCGCGTCGTTCCTGGTCGCGGGCTCGATTTCCTGGCTGTACTTCGGAGACCGGTTCGTCGAGCTGCCGCTGGCGCTGTTCGGGATCGCGATCGCGACCGTGATCCTGCCGCGGCTGTCGGGCGAGCATTCCCGCGCCGACGGGGCCGCGTTCGGGCGTACCCTGGACTGGGCGTTGCGGCTGTCGCTGCTGGTCGCGCTGCCCGCCGCGGCCGGTCTGATCGTGCTCGCGGTGCCGATCCTTGCGACGCTGATCCAGTACAGCGCCTTTACCGAGCACGATACCCGCATGGCCGCGATGGCCCTGGCCGCGTATGCGCTGGGCCTGCCTGCGTTCATCCTGATCAAGGTGCTGGCGCCGGGGTTCTTCGCGCGCCAGGACACGAAGACGCCGGTGAAGATCGCGGTGATCGCGATGCTCGCGAACATGGGGCTCAATGCCCTGTTCGTTGTGCCTTGGTACGTCTCCGGCGTTCCCGGCGCGCATGCCGGCCTGGCGCTGGCCACGTCCGCTTCGGCCTATCTGAACGCGGGGCTGCTGTACCGCGGGTTGCGGCGCGAGGGAATCTATCGCCCCGGCCCGGCACTGCCCGGGTTCCAGCCCGGGCTGTGGGCTGCGCTGGCGG contains these protein-coding regions:
- the proB gene encoding glutamate 5-kinase codes for the protein MAAMRNGFPRVRRVVIKIGSALITGDGTGLDRVALTGWAREIAELRQQGYEVVLVSSGAVAEGMHRLGMRERPHALHLLQAAAAVGQMGLIQAYEREFAGHGLHAAQVLLTHDDLADRARYLNARSTIQALLGLGTIPVVNENDTVANDEIRLGDNDTLGALVANLLVADLLLILTDQHGLFDRDPRAHADARLIDEGKASDPALHAYVSGTFGRLGRGGMATKLLAAERAARSGTHTVIAFGRQPEVVARVARGENIGTWLKPDREPLAARKRWIADQLHSRGELRLDAGAARVLRESGRSLLPVGVVGVRGAFRRGEVVTCVDPEGQPIARGLCNYGSDEVRRIRGLKADLVESVLGYVAEPELIHRDNLVLL
- the cgtA gene encoding Obg family GTPase CgtA gives rise to the protein MKFIDEATITVKAGDGGNGCVSFRREKYIPFGGPDGGDGGDGGSVWLVGDSGLNTLADFRFQRRFEAERGENGHGRNRTGRSGTDLEVPVPVGTQVFDAETGELIGDVTRPGQRLLVAQGGFHGLGNTRYKSSTNRTPRQSKPGTPGDLRSLKLELKVLADVGLLGLPNAGKSTLLKQVSAAEPKIADYPFTTLHPQLGVVRVGPTQSFVMADIPGLIEGAAEGAGLGIRFLKHLGRTRLLLHLVDVAPPDPDLDPLEAVETVVAELEQYSAELARLPRWLVLNKVDLLDADAVSALRERAAAKTGPDRPIFEISAATGTGVAALVQAAMREIEQRSGSREGMDAEDGGDA
- the rpmA gene encoding 50S ribosomal protein L27; protein product: MAHKKAGGSTRNGRDSESKRLGVKRFGGQQVRAGNILVRQRGTQFHAGENVGCGKDHTLFAKADGEVVFKVGGPRNRRYVSVQPQQ
- the rpsT gene encoding 30S ribosomal protein S20, whose amino-acid sequence is MANIASARKRARQAVKNRAHNMALRSRFRTSVKSVLKVIRSGDPESATSAYRQAVPVIDSTVSKGLIHRNKAARHKSRLNARIREMGQA
- a CDS encoding DsrE family protein encodes the protein MMKTGNHGTRARSTGWLGMAALLVVASLMLAAAPKALSAAEARVVYHADFADPRRFSSMLTSINNMVMHYNDHFIDYDVRIVFVAHGIRFVTDDALEGTPFEEDDRLREDRSTLRGRLLSLNSLHNVRLELCEITQGAIGLGSDEVYEAVDFIPSGVVRIAELQNEEGFAYVKVE
- the ispB gene encoding octaprenyl diphosphate synthase, yielding MSTSVIPTIAADDMQAVDQCIRERLASPVALINQLSHYIIRSGGKRLRPLLAVLAARACGYQGPHHVTLAAVVEFIHTATLLHDDVVDASELRRGQETANQLFGNEAAVLVGDFLYSRAFEMMVDVGSMRVMEILAHATNVIAEGEVMQLMNCHDADVDEARYMEVIRSKTAKLFEAACQMGAVLAEMPNAEEQALAHYGMHLGTAFQLIDDVLDYSADSEVTGKRMGDDLAEGKPTLPLIQALRIASPEGQTLIRGAIESGGRDHVDEILAIVRDSGALDYARARAEAEASAAIAALELLPPSPHRDVLTHLARFAVERDH
- the murJ gene encoding murein biosynthesis integral membrane protein MurJ codes for the protein MNRIFRSTAIVSGMTLISRILGYLRDMVLAVTFGAGAATDAFFVAFRIPNFFRRLFAEGAFSQAFVPVFAEYREKHGRVSLRDLLDHTAGALLAALALVTLIGVLAAPWLIWVFAPGLAQAEGRQDLAVQMLRITFPYLLFISLTAMAAGILNSIGRFAVPAFTPVFLNLALIAAALWAAPMFPEPVVALAWGVFIAGVLQLAFQVPFLVRAGLLPRPRFRRAHAGVRKIVRLMLPAILGTSVVQINLLVDTVIASFLVAGSISWLYFGDRFVELPLALFGIAIATVILPRLSGEHSRADGAAFGRTLDWALRLSLLVALPAAAGLIVLAVPILATLIQYSAFTEHDTRMAAMALAAYALGLPAFILIKVLAPGFFARQDTKTPVKIAVIAMLANMGLNALFVVPWYVSGVPGAHAGLALATSASAYLNAGLLYRGLRREGIYRPGPALPGFQPGLWAALAVMVAVLALAAPGWGQWSDWGAAQRGLVLSGLIAAGAGSFLAVLFVAGLRPRQFLLRDS
- the rplU gene encoding 50S ribosomal protein L21 is translated as MYAIIATGGKQYRVAEGDLIRIEKLEADVGSTVDFDRVLMVGEGEDVRVGAPLVDGGKVTATVESHGRGDKVHIIKFRRRKHHRKQMGHRQYYTAVRITGIAG